One Paenisporosarcina sp. FSL H8-0542 genomic region harbors:
- a CDS encoding NAD(P)-binding domain-containing protein, whose protein sequence is MNNEKMSFSILTNCCSSPESILEETNLPTVIVGAGPVGLAAAAHLAAKNEQFLIIEAGSTVGHNILKWGHVRLFSPWQYNIDKVALKLLEESHWKAPVMKRLPFGKDLVEDYLIPLANLPQINPFIKLNAKVVAISKQGMDKMKDAKRDGQSFILYIEKEGTTERIEAKAVIDATGTWAQPNPVNADNVWTKGEELLSPHIKYGIPNIKETERIKFEQKRVAVVGSGHSAINTILELAELEGTEIVWILRKNRVEEVYGGESRDALPARGQLGSRIHQLVDSGKISVHTPFLVNEISKENGKLTIHGTMKNERYSIDNIDEIIANTGSRPDFSFLREIRLDIDSAIESVSALAPLIDPNIHSCGTVRPHGEAELRQPEKNFYLVGMKSYGRAPTFLMATGYEQVRSIVAHLTGDQDAAKRVELDLPETGVCSTNIFGKSSCC, encoded by the coding sequence ATGAACAATGAAAAAATGAGTTTTAGCATTTTGACGAATTGCTGTAGTTCTCCTGAATCTATACTTGAGGAAACGAATTTGCCAACGGTAATCGTCGGAGCAGGGCCGGTCGGTTTGGCTGCAGCTGCGCATCTGGCAGCTAAAAACGAACAGTTTTTGATAATCGAAGCCGGATCCACGGTAGGACATAATATTTTAAAATGGGGTCACGTCCGATTATTTTCCCCTTGGCAATATAATATCGACAAAGTGGCTTTGAAGCTATTGGAAGAAAGCCACTGGAAGGCACCTGTCATGAAGAGATTACCTTTTGGTAAAGATCTTGTGGAAGACTATTTAATCCCTTTAGCCAATCTGCCTCAAATTAACCCATTCATCAAATTAAATGCAAAAGTAGTGGCAATCAGTAAACAGGGAATGGACAAAATGAAAGATGCCAAAAGAGACGGACAGTCTTTCATCCTGTATATCGAAAAAGAAGGCACAACTGAAAGAATTGAAGCAAAAGCAGTCATAGATGCCACTGGTACTTGGGCACAACCAAATCCTGTGAATGCAGATAACGTGTGGACAAAGGGGGAAGAATTGCTTTCACCTCATATCAAATACGGCATTCCAAATATAAAAGAAACAGAACGTATTAAATTTGAACAAAAACGTGTTGCGGTTGTCGGTAGTGGTCATTCTGCAATCAATACAATCTTGGAATTAGCTGAATTGGAAGGAACGGAAATCGTATGGATTCTGCGTAAGAATCGTGTCGAGGAAGTTTATGGTGGAGAATCCCGGGATGCACTTCCAGCAAGAGGTCAATTAGGTTCACGTATTCATCAACTGGTGGACAGCGGCAAAATTAGCGTTCATACCCCTTTCCTGGTAAACGAAATCTCTAAAGAGAATGGCAAGTTAACCATTCATGGCACTATGAAAAACGAGAGATACTCAATTGATAATATCGATGAAATCATTGCAAACACTGGCTCTCGACCTGATTTCAGTTTCCTGCGTGAAATTAGACTCGACATTGATTCTGCTATCGAGAGTGTATCTGCTTTGGCACCACTTATTGACCCGAATATTCACAGCTGCGGGACCGTTCGTCCTCACGGAGAAGCCGAACTTCGGCAACCAGAAAAGAACTTTTATCTTGTGGGCATGAAGAGTTACGGGCGTGCGCCGACATTTTTGATGGCCACTGGCTACGAACAAGTCCGTTCCATTGTTGCACACTTAACAGGTGATCAGGATGCAGCAAAACGTGTGGAACTGGATTTACCTGAAACGGGTGTTTGCAGTACAAATATCTTTGGGAAGAGTTCATGTTGTTAA
- a CDS encoding MarR family winged helix-turn-helix transcriptional regulator: MENKRELFQVLTRRFGLLNKNCCTIGGIDISAVHSHILYEIDKQHEPTMQQIAELLAIDVTTFSRQIQTLIKMGLVTKSPSLDDKRYYILSLTTQGKFMATAIETSMNNYLDEIFSHMNEFEQETVLRSIKLLNNAMAKSSVCCTPII, encoded by the coding sequence ATGGAAAACAAACGTGAGTTATTTCAAGTATTGACCCGCCGCTTCGGCCTTTTGAATAAAAATTGTTGCACCATTGGTGGCATTGATATTTCAGCTGTGCATAGTCATATTCTATACGAAATTGATAAACAACATGAACCAACCATGCAACAAATTGCAGAGCTTTTGGCAATTGATGTAACGACATTCAGTAGACAGATTCAAACATTAATCAAAATGGGACTGGTCACAAAATCCCCTTCCCTTGATGATAAAAGGTATTATATTTTATCCTTAACTACTCAAGGTAAATTCATGGCTACTGCCATTGAAACTTCCATGAATAATTACTTAGATGAAATTTTTTCACATATGAATGAATTTGAACAAGAAACAGTCTTGAGATCTATTAAATTATTGAATAATGCTATGGCAAAATCAAGTGTGTGCTGTACGCCTATTATATGA
- a CDS encoding GNAT family N-acetyltransferase has translation MSVKIRPMLATDWQEVKEIYEEGIKSKNATFETQAPTYEKWMETSHPECHMVAVENNHVLAWAKVLYTSARPVYAGVGEVSIYVHPDAKGRGVGKRLLQELIKTSEQKGFWTLKAVIFPENVASLKLHLSCGFREVGFHERMGKMDGVWRDNTVLERRSTLVGID, from the coding sequence ATGTCCGTAAAAATTCGTCCCATGCTGGCAACTGACTGGCAAGAAGTAAAAGAGATTTACGAAGAGGGCATCAAATCAAAAAATGCCACTTTTGAAACACAGGCACCCACGTATGAAAAATGGATGGAAACCTCTCATCCTGAGTGTCACATGGTTGCAGTAGAAAATAATCACGTGTTGGCTTGGGCGAAGGTGCTGTATACTTCGGCACGTCCTGTATATGCAGGGGTGGGTGAAGTTAGTATATACGTACATCCAGATGCGAAAGGTAGAGGTGTAGGCAAGCGTTTACTACAGGAACTAATCAAAACATCTGAACAAAAGGGTTTTTGGACATTAAAAGCAGTCATTTTCCCTGAAAATGTAGCGAGCCTCAAACTTCATTTGTCCTGCGGTTTTCGGGAAGTCGGATTTCATGAGCGAATGGGTAAGATGGACGGGGTCTGGCGTGATAATACGGTATTGGAAAGACGCAGCACACTTGTAGGTATTGACTAA
- a CDS encoding VOC family protein — protein MILIKQIDHIQLAAPIGSEETARSFYRDVLSLEEVEKPDSLKQNGGVWFSNGSVHIHIGVEQSFVPAKKAHPAFEVSELEALADHIRSKGISVLTDDRLPGANRFYVNDPFGNRLEFLEWLEK, from the coding sequence ATGATATTAATTAAACAAATCGACCATATTCAATTGGCTGCTCCAATAGGAAGTGAAGAGACAGCACGCTCTTTTTATCGGGACGTTCTTTCTTTAGAAGAAGTTGAAAAGCCTGATAGCCTGAAACAGAATGGCGGAGTTTGGTTTTCAAATGGGAGTGTTCATATTCATATAGGCGTAGAACAATCTTTTGTTCCTGCAAAAAAAGCGCATCCTGCCTTCGAAGTAAGTGAACTTGAAGCATTGGCTGATCATATTCGTAGTAAAGGCATATCGGTACTGACGGATGATAGATTACCAGGAGCCAACCGCTTTTATGTTAATGACCCTTTCGGAAACCGCTTAGAATTTTTGGAGTGGTTGGAAAAATGA
- a CDS encoding YbfB/YjiJ family MFS transporter → MSKNPYLLVTGGVFALFIAMSIGRFAYTPILPFMQHESGFSTRFAGYLASSNYAGYLVGAVIASVVPLKRNRAIFLRISIVISILLTLVMGLTYNHTAWMVWRFLSGITSAFVFVLASSLILDQLAKQSKLGLVGVMYGGVGLGIFVSGMLVPLLINKFQYEGAWIGLACLAAVLSIVVFSTVKEDHAEPTISSAANISTPSKTPKWLPWLLVAYGLEGLGYIVTGTFIVAIAEMTPAFSGNATSVWVLVGLAAIPSCIIWAYFGSKFGYMLSLMILLIIQSIGIALPALSESSTSFYVSAVLFGATFMGVTTLATAFARNKNPHGSARVIAIMTTIYALGQMFGPSIAGVLTAETESYALAISCAASVVFVGALFLLPLIKHERLETKNDIN, encoded by the coding sequence TTGTCTAAAAATCCTTATTTACTTGTTACCGGAGGCGTTTTTGCTCTGTTTATTGCCATGAGTATCGGCCGCTTTGCCTACACGCCAATTCTACCTTTTATGCAACATGAAAGTGGCTTCTCTACCCGATTTGCCGGATATTTGGCATCAAGTAATTATGCTGGTTATTTGGTAGGTGCCGTGATTGCAAGCGTCGTTCCTTTAAAGCGCAACCGGGCCATTTTTTTGCGTATCTCTATTGTCATCAGTATTTTATTAACGTTAGTCATGGGACTTACATATAATCATACCGCATGGATGGTCTGGCGATTCCTGTCCGGCATTACAAGTGCATTCGTCTTCGTCCTTGCTTCCAGTTTGATATTGGATCAGTTGGCCAAACAAAGTAAACTCGGTCTGGTCGGTGTCATGTATGGAGGAGTTGGTCTAGGAATTTTCGTATCAGGCATGCTTGTTCCACTATTAATAAACAAGTTTCAGTACGAAGGTGCCTGGATAGGACTTGCGTGTTTGGCAGCAGTATTAAGTATCGTAGTCTTCTCAACTGTTAAAGAAGACCACGCTGAACCGACTATTAGTTCAGCCGCGAACATCTCAACACCATCCAAAACACCAAAATGGCTACCATGGTTACTCGTAGCGTATGGGTTGGAAGGATTAGGTTATATCGTGACAGGCACATTTATTGTAGCCATCGCTGAAATGACTCCCGCTTTCAGTGGAAACGCTACGAGTGTCTGGGTTTTAGTCGGTTTGGCTGCAATTCCTTCGTGTATTATATGGGCTTATTTTGGCAGTAAATTTGGCTACATGTTGTCACTGATGATTTTATTGATTATCCAGTCGATTGGTATCGCTTTGCCAGCCCTGTCTGAATCTTCTACAAGCTTTTATGTGAGTGCTGTTTTATTTGGAGCTACTTTTATGGGGGTTACCACTCTTGCCACAGCATTTGCTCGTAACAAAAATCCCCATGGCAGTGCTAGAGTTATCGCAATCATGACCACTATTTATGCACTAGGACAAATGTTCGGTCCCTCTATAGCAGGAGTTTTAACTGCCGAGACCGAAAGTTATGCATTAGCAATTTCTTGTGCAGCATCTGTAGTGTTTGTCGGTGCACTCTTCTTATTGCCTTTAATCAAGCATGAAAGGTTGGAAACTAAAAATGATATTAATTAA
- a CDS encoding TraR/DksA C4-type zinc finger protein produces the protein MNDQQLKQLKDQLTQDLEDVKNRLHEDHHLETTELSNYDNHPADNATDLTDQNTEMAIEHHKEEEVEQIESALQAIENGTYGICTVCGEDIPFERLEALPTARTCIEHANHDFGTDGRPSEEDILGSSTEHPIKDTGGVRDYEDSFDDVKNFGTSDSPQDAVKSDQKNFYKK, from the coding sequence ATGAATGATCAACAATTGAAACAACTAAAAGACCAACTTACTCAAGACCTGGAAGATGTGAAAAACCGTCTTCATGAAGACCATCATTTAGAAACAACGGAGTTATCCAATTATGATAATCATCCGGCTGATAACGCGACGGATTTAACTGATCAAAATACAGAAATGGCAATTGAACACCATAAAGAAGAGGAAGTCGAACAAATTGAATCAGCTTTGCAGGCTATCGAAAATGGAACATATGGTATTTGCACCGTATGTGGGGAAGATATTCCGTTTGAACGACTGGAAGCATTGCCGACTGCACGTACGTGCATTGAACACGCAAATCATGATTTTGGCACGGACGGTCGACCATCTGAAGAAGACATTCTTGGTTCTTCGACGGAACACCCAATAAAAGATACAGGTGGCGTCCGAGATTACGAAGATAGCTTTGATGATGTTAAGAATTTCGGTACTTCAGATTCACCGCAGGATGCAGTGAAAAGCGATCAAAAAAACTTTTACAAAAAATAA
- a CDS encoding GNAT family N-acetyltransferase, with protein sequence MRLVKPSLEWKQQHENFMVKWGSDRMVPSSMDLSGFDTYEEFLFALDLRAKGEHPWVPSSHYFLIDGKDQIIGMVDIRHELNEFLRNIGGHIGYGILPSERKKGYATYLLKEVLTKCKELQIDQVLITCDEDNIGSAKVIMNNGGIEDDLFITEEGVMKRRFWISIK encoded by the coding sequence ATGAGATTAGTCAAACCATCACTTGAGTGGAAACAACAACATGAAAATTTCATGGTGAAGTGGGGTTCCGATCGAATGGTTCCGAGTAGTATGGATTTATCGGGATTTGATACATATGAAGAGTTTTTATTCGCATTGGACTTACGTGCGAAGGGAGAACATCCATGGGTTCCAAGTTCCCATTATTTTTTAATAGATGGTAAAGATCAAATAATCGGCATGGTTGATATTCGGCATGAACTGAACGAATTTTTGCGGAACATCGGAGGACATATCGGATATGGTATTCTTCCAAGTGAACGCAAAAAAGGGTACGCAACCTACTTGTTAAAAGAAGTTTTAACAAAATGTAAAGAGCTACAGATTGATCAAGTTCTAATCACCTGTGATGAAGACAATATAGGTTCTGCTAAAGTGATTATGAATAACGGAGGAATAGAGGACGATTTATTCATCACGGAAGAAGGCGTGATGAAGAGAAGATTTTGGATTTCTATTAAGTAA
- a CDS encoding ATP-binding protein, translating into MNNYQFVTVFLDILHIFAQSNVEWSGIMNQVLESMESKVNSEIMYSQIIEYSVETIIIHVNQEVLYINQSGSNFLRGTKEEFIGKDFLNIFQLDMKDMIREKIQKTMIGNEPTRMIEQTITRFDGTLVDVELYCHPVQFGDRRAIQTVLRDITVRKETEKMLNDRQKLASIGQIAAGIAHEVKNPLTSVKGFLQLLKEHNSHPYLFTMESELEKAIDTLQNLLQVSRPNLYEEQLVEIDVCKELNSIVFLFQDKLYNIELEMDIRDCRKHIYGKKNLYLKAFFNLIKNAIESMPSKGKLRIEHYFQDDLVHVKISDNGVGIPKDKLNLLGTPFYSSKSDGTGLGLTQVFTTINDHGGQMTVNSVIDQGTTFHLKLPQYPVGM; encoded by the coding sequence TTGAATAACTATCAATTTGTAACGGTTTTTTTAGATATCCTTCACATATTTGCCCAGTCCAATGTAGAATGGAGCGGAATCATGAATCAAGTGTTAGAGTCTATGGAATCGAAAGTAAATAGCGAAATAATGTACAGTCAGATAATTGAATACTCTGTAGAAACCATCATTATTCATGTTAATCAAGAAGTTCTTTATATTAACCAATCCGGCTCGAATTTTCTAAGAGGTACAAAAGAAGAGTTCATTGGCAAGGATTTCTTAAACATTTTTCAGCTCGACATGAAGGACATGATTCGGGAAAAAATTCAAAAAACCATGATTGGAAATGAACCGACTCGCATGATCGAACAAACCATTACGCGTTTTGATGGGACGCTGGTCGATGTCGAGCTATACTGTCATCCGGTACAATTCGGTGACAGAAGAGCCATTCAAACCGTATTGCGGGATATCACAGTTCGAAAAGAAACTGAAAAAATGTTAAATGACCGACAAAAATTGGCTTCAATTGGGCAAATTGCTGCTGGAATCGCACATGAAGTAAAAAATCCTCTTACATCAGTAAAAGGTTTCCTGCAATTATTGAAAGAACATAATTCACACCCTTATTTATTCACGATGGAAAGCGAACTAGAGAAGGCAATCGACACATTGCAAAATTTACTTCAAGTATCCAGGCCGAACCTTTACGAAGAACAGCTAGTCGAGATCGACGTATGTAAAGAGTTGAATTCAATCGTCTTCTTATTTCAAGACAAGCTATACAATATAGAACTTGAAATGGATATAAGGGATTGTAGGAAACATATTTATGGCAAGAAAAATCTATATTTGAAAGCGTTTTTTAATTTGATAAAAAATGCAATCGAATCGATGCCGTCAAAAGGAAAGCTCCGAATAGAGCATTACTTTCAAGATGACCTAGTCCATGTGAAAATCAGTGATAATGGAGTGGGCATTCCGAAAGATAAACTAAACTTGCTTGGAACTCCTTTCTATTCAAGTAAAAGTGATGGCACTGGCTTAGGGTTAACACAAGTATTTACCACAATTAATGATCACGGTGGACAAATGACTGTGAACAGTGTGATTGATCAAGGAACCACATTCCACCTGAAATTGCCTCAATATCCGGTTGGTATGTAA
- a CDS encoding antibiotic biosynthesis monooxygenase: MMNRFGMFGEITTIEGKRDELVGILLEAAEAMNTLEECELYIVSVKEEVPDGIWVTEVWQNAEAHKASLSLDAVKMLIQKGRPLIKGMNTMNTFSPLGGKGLS; encoded by the coding sequence ATGATGAACAGATTTGGTATGTTTGGAGAAATCACGACCATTGAAGGTAAACGTGATGAATTGGTCGGTATATTGTTGGAAGCTGCAGAGGCGATGAACACACTGGAAGAATGTGAGCTTTATATCGTTAGTGTAAAAGAAGAAGTACCAGATGGGATTTGGGTTACTGAAGTTTGGCAAAACGCAGAAGCACATAAAGCTTCTCTATCACTTGATGCAGTAAAAATGTTGATACAAAAAGGCCGCCCTCTTATTAAGGGAATGAATACGATGAATACGTTTTCCCCACTAGGCGGAAAGGGTCTATCATAA
- a CDS encoding SDR family oxidoreductase: MDLQLQDKIVLVTASSKGLGKATALEFAKEGATVLLSSRNVETLDSTVKEIQQLTNNPKVYYKKCDMSSVEDLHALFSWVSKEFNGVDILVNNTGGPTAGGFKDVTDSDWMAAFEKNLLSYIRTTRAVLPHMQSNDFGRIINISSSSTKEVIDGLILSNTFRSGMVGMTKSLAREYAKYNILVNTIGPGRIATDRVAELDHLVASRQNVSIEDIVKYSESLIPMGRYGQPEEFAKIVLFLASPLNTYLTGQSLVIDGGMLKAL, encoded by the coding sequence ATGGATTTACAGTTACAAGATAAAATTGTTCTCGTGACCGCATCGAGTAAAGGTTTGGGAAAAGCAACGGCTTTGGAATTTGCAAAAGAAGGCGCAACCGTCCTATTATCGAGCCGTAATGTAGAGACGTTGGATAGCACTGTTAAAGAAATCCAGCAGCTGACAAATAATCCGAAAGTCTATTACAAGAAATGTGACATGTCTTCTGTAGAAGACCTACATGCTCTTTTCTCATGGGTATCAAAAGAATTCAATGGTGTGGATATTTTAGTTAACAATACAGGTGGACCAACAGCTGGAGGATTCAAAGATGTAACAGACTCGGATTGGATGGCGGCATTTGAGAAAAACTTACTGAGTTATATCCGTACGACTCGTGCTGTTTTGCCTCACATGCAATCAAACGATTTTGGACGCATCATCAATATTTCTTCTTCTTCAACAAAAGAAGTGATTGATGGATTGATTCTCTCCAATACGTTCCGTTCCGGAATGGTCGGAATGACGAAAAGTCTGGCCCGTGAATATGCAAAATATAATATTTTAGTGAATACGATTGGTCCTGGACGCATCGCTACTGACCGTGTGGCAGAACTTGACCATCTGGTAGCTAGTCGCCAGAATGTCTCTATAGAAGACATTGTCAAATACAGTGAGAGTCTTATTCCTATGGGGCGTTATGGACAGCCAGAGGAATTTGCCAAAATCGTATTATTCTTAGCTTCCCCCTTAAATACATATTTGACCGGTCAATCTCTGGTGATTGACGGCGGTATGTTAAAAGCGTTATAA
- a CDS encoding OsmC family protein, with amino-acid sequence MALHSFHLTANWPGLRNDVGTIHTANLHTEVSIPPEMDGPGIGTNPDEMLLGAAATCYIITLAAMLERSNIEKESLTMTSEGIVYITNGIITYKKIIHRPHLILCSEKDLDLARKLSQKAESSCMISRALKGNVEIELEVILEVN; translated from the coding sequence ATGGCACTTCATTCATTTCATTTAACCGCAAATTGGCCCGGTCTCCGTAATGACGTAGGCACCATTCATACCGCAAACTTACATACCGAAGTTTCGATTCCACCAGAAATGGATGGACCAGGTATTGGAACAAATCCCGATGAAATGTTATTGGGTGCAGCCGCTACCTGTTACATTATTACACTCGCAGCTATGCTCGAACGAAGCAATATTGAAAAAGAAAGTTTGACGATGACGTCTGAAGGCATCGTTTATATTACCAATGGAATCATCACATATAAAAAAATCATTCATCGTCCCCATCTTATTTTATGTTCCGAAAAGGATTTGGATTTAGCTCGGAAACTGTCACAGAAAGCCGAAAGCTCATGTATGATCAGTCGAGCATTAAAAGGAAATGTGGAAATCGAATTAGAAGTAATCCTGGAAGTTAATTAA
- a CDS encoding 3D domain-containing protein — protein sequence MKKQIVALTAIAALSVGAAGQASASSVHTVQSGDTLWSISQDNNVSVQDLQDWNDLESTLIYPSEELIVADKVNKHVVVKGDSLFKIAKKHNLTVKELKTWNNISGDLIFPGDQLVLEGTKVASAHTTAKPASNKAKAPAQSQSTAKASAPAPAAVQTSASVKEMTVTATAYTAYCSGCSGTTATGIDLRANPNQKVIAVDPSVIPLGSRVWVEGYGEAIAGDTGGAIKGQTIDLFMAKEQDAVNWGRKTVKIKILD from the coding sequence ATGAAAAAGCAAATCGTTGCACTAACTGCAATTGCAGCACTATCAGTAGGGGCGGCAGGGCAAGCATCTGCATCTAGCGTCCATACGGTACAATCAGGAGATACATTGTGGTCTATTTCCCAGGACAACAATGTTAGCGTACAAGATTTACAAGATTGGAACGACTTAGAGTCTACTCTTATATATCCATCAGAAGAACTTATAGTAGCAGACAAAGTAAACAAACATGTTGTTGTAAAAGGTGATTCACTTTTCAAAATCGCTAAAAAGCACAACTTAACAGTTAAGGAATTAAAAACTTGGAATAATATTTCTGGTGATTTAATCTTCCCAGGTGACCAGTTAGTATTGGAAGGAACAAAAGTTGCTTCTGCGCATACAACGGCTAAACCTGCTTCTAATAAAGCAAAAGCTCCAGCTCAATCTCAATCAACTGCTAAAGCATCTGCTCCGGCACCAGCTGCCGTACAAACTTCAGCTTCAGTTAAAGAGATGACAGTAACAGCAACAGCATACACCGCTTATTGCTCGGGATGTTCTGGTACTACAGCAACGGGTATTGACTTGCGTGCAAATCCGAACCAAAAAGTTATCGCGGTAGATCCATCTGTCATTCCGTTGGGATCACGTGTATGGGTTGAAGGTTATGGTGAAGCAATCGCCGGCGATACTGGTGGTGCAATTAAAGGTCAAACTATTGATTTGTTCATGGCTAAAGAGCAAGATGCAGTAAATTGGGGTCGTAAAACAGTCAAAATTAAAATCTTAGATTAA
- a CDS encoding (2Fe-2S)-binding protein, whose amino-acid sequence MKSLITKDLASSFRWHMDEDALYTLTFDQLFDPQVREHLFSRLMSEYGSPSRGHAASMTAKRIGYMAALMIYARIKYGVVVKANECRFITIEDNSKNSSWLPVYSFPINTTEPLHTTVQWISKNLYASLLVPMVEMLAKEKGISRVVLFENIFTYVKWILETVLKDHDTFQRLIDLPAEEYGIVKQHPISFYACHQGTTRKTCCLYYQTEIASKPCKSCPL is encoded by the coding sequence ATGAAGAGCCTCATAACGAAAGACCTGGCATCCAGTTTCCGATGGCATATGGACGAAGACGCATTGTACACACTGACCTTTGATCAATTATTTGATCCACAAGTCCGTGAGCACCTTTTTTCACGTTTAATGAGTGAGTATGGAAGTCCTTCAAGAGGGCATGCCGCTTCGATGACAGCAAAACGAATCGGTTATATGGCAGCTCTCATGATTTATGCCCGAATTAAATATGGGGTTGTTGTTAAGGCAAACGAATGCCGATTTATTACCATCGAGGATAATTCCAAAAATTCTAGTTGGCTGCCAGTTTATTCGTTTCCAATCAATACTACTGAACCACTTCATACAACCGTTCAGTGGATTTCAAAAAATCTATATGCTTCTTTATTAGTTCCGATGGTTGAAATGCTTGCAAAAGAAAAAGGCATTTCCCGTGTCGTATTGTTCGAAAATATCTTTACCTATGTAAAATGGATTTTGGAAACCGTACTCAAAGATCACGATACCTTTCAGCGGTTAATCGATTTGCCAGCCGAGGAATACGGGATTGTCAAACAACATCCCATCTCTTTTTACGCATGTCATCAAGGGACAACACGCAAAACATGTTGTCTGTATTACCAAACGGAAATTGCCAGCAAACCGTGTAAAAGCTGTCCACTGTAA
- a CDS encoding iron ABC transporter permease — protein sequence MKIFKRIDFTRHPVIATILVFAAVITVMLLSAGSGEFPLSPSKVLAALFGYGEEFDRIILIDFRLPRIMMALFVGMALAVSGAILQGITKNPLASPDLIGVTAGASFAVVLFLSLFSDENNALTVSIQWLPLFAFLGATLTALIVFALSWKNGIAPFRLLLIGIAVAAFMQAGTTIWILMGPIYRANQATIWTTGSIYGANWSQVSVIMPWALLLIIISLLLRRQMNILELGDDIATGVGSKVQRNRVVLLLISTGLTGVAVAFAGGIGFVGLLAPHIARRIVGPKFQSMVLFSAGVGALLVLIADWIARVAFAPIEVPAGVWTAAVGAPYFIFLLMTQRKKGSS from the coding sequence ATGAAAATTTTCAAACGAATAGATTTTACACGCCATCCTGTGATCGCCACTATCCTTGTGTTTGCTGCAGTTATTACGGTAATGCTGCTTTCTGCGGGGTCTGGGGAATTCCCACTATCTCCGAGCAAAGTACTTGCTGCTTTATTTGGTTATGGAGAAGAGTTCGACCGCATCATATTGATAGATTTTAGATTACCTCGTATTATGATGGCCCTTTTTGTAGGTATGGCACTGGCAGTATCTGGCGCAATCCTGCAGGGCATCACGAAAAACCCACTGGCATCTCCTGATTTAATAGGAGTAACAGCCGGAGCTTCATTCGCTGTAGTTTTATTTCTATCTCTATTTTCAGATGAAAATAATGCCCTCACCGTCAGTATTCAGTGGTTACCCTTATTCGCCTTTTTAGGTGCTACGCTGACCGCACTGATTGTCTTTGCACTATCATGGAAAAACGGCATCGCGCCGTTCCGACTTCTTTTGATCGGGATTGCAGTTGCTGCTTTTATGCAAGCTGGGACAACCATCTGGATTTTGATGGGTCCTATTTATCGAGCAAACCAGGCGACAATCTGGACGACAGGTAGTATTTATGGAGCCAACTGGTCTCAAGTTTCAGTAATAATGCCCTGGGCTCTATTGTTGATTATTATTTCTCTTTTGCTTCGTCGACAAATGAATATTTTGGAACTTGGCGATGATATTGCAACGGGGGTAGGTTCGAAGGTTCAACGAAATCGAGTTGTTTTGTTACTGATAAGTACCGGATTGACCGGTGTGGCAGTTGCGTTTGCTGGAGGAATCGGATTTGTTGGATTGCTTGCTCCCCATATTGCCAGAAGAATCGTGGGACCTAAATTTCAATCGATGGTGTTATTTTCAGCAGGTGTTGGCGCATTGCTTGTCCTCATTGCAGACTGGATTGCACGTGTTGCATTTGCCCCAATTGAAGTGCCCGCAGGTGTTTGGACTGCAGCTGTAGGTGCACCGTATTTCATTTTCTTATTAATGACCCAACGGAAAAAAGGTAGCTCATAA